Proteins encoded by one window of Roseibium sp. Sym1:
- a CDS encoding cytochrome b produces the protein MSRTQPVSYSPLHIILHWVIAALILFQIIFGESMEALERALRNGGTPDAGVSFMGNAHIWVGIAILALTAVRLLVLAIHGIPSPLPSSRLQELASRAVHGLLYLAMILAPVTGLLAWYGGIHTFEELHELAKPLFIVLVALHTLGALYHHVALKDGSLTRMFSTRTR, from the coding sequence ATGTCCCGGACCCAGCCCGTTTCCTACAGCCCGCTCCACATCATCCTGCATTGGGTTATCGCGGCGCTCATCCTGTTTCAGATCATCTTCGGTGAAAGCATGGAAGCGCTTGAGCGGGCCCTGCGCAACGGGGGCACGCCTGATGCCGGTGTCTCGTTCATGGGCAACGCGCATATCTGGGTCGGTATTGCGATCCTGGCACTGACCGCCGTCAGACTGCTTGTGCTGGCAATCCACGGTATCCCGTCACCGCTGCCCTCTTCCAGGCTGCAGGAGCTTGCTTCCAGGGCGGTTCATGGCCTGCTCTATCTGGCCATGATCCTTGCTCCGGTCACCGGTCTGCTCGCATGGTATGGTGGCATCCACACCTTCGAGGAACTGCACGAACTCGCTAAACCGCTCTTTATCGTGCTGGTGGCGCTGCACACGCTGGGCGCACTCTATCACCACGTTGCGTTGAAGGACGGCAGCCTCACGCGCATGTTCTCGACGCGGACACGATAA
- a CDS encoding ArsR/SmtB family transcription factor translates to MDLEIAAQGFAALGSEARLQVVLTLVKAGQGGLTVGDIQSRTGMAASTLAHHLKFLASAGLVLQEKDGRSVFNRAAFDHLEDLAGYILKECCADENGAAGPDAKGAGS, encoded by the coding sequence ATGGATCTGGAAATTGCGGCGCAAGGTTTCGCGGCGCTGGGCTCGGAAGCCCGGCTGCAGGTGGTGCTGACCCTGGTCAAGGCGGGGCAGGGCGGTCTGACGGTGGGGGATATCCAGTCCCGGACCGGCATGGCGGCCTCGACCCTGGCGCATCACCTGAAATTCCTCGCCTCCGCCGGTCTTGTTCTCCAGGAAAAGGACGGCCGGTCGGTGTTCAACCGGGCCGCCTTCGACCATCTGGAGGATCTCGCCGGATACATCCTCAAGGAATGCTGCGCCGACGAAAACGGCGCTGCCGGGCCGGACGCGAAAGGAGCGGGTTCATGA
- a CDS encoding NAD(P)/FAD-dependent oxidoreductase yields the protein MTVLIVGAGISGLSTAWALTKRGVPVTLLEQGPIPNPLSASGDQHRIIRRAYGGQGGYQRRIGDAYDAWDAMWADLGEKHLAETGFLLMSQQEGDGGDVYRDGLIEGGYPFEDLTPEEAAARYPFVDPATIRYAAASTEGGVLLCKKIAAGLRDWLVAAGADVRENARVTAVDAASGSVTLGDGSVLSADHVIVTAGAWTLGLFPRLDISLTTYRTAVVYLTPPADLREAWERAPAILDPGGPVDGYILPPVAGTGLKFGAGIHKYKAAPDQDRIAKAGEGKTLRDYFSPPFARIGEYRVDDVVTCAYTFTADEHFFVKTDGKVTVVSACSGHGYKFGAVVGQKLAEGVVRKDMEAARVWLEARD from the coding sequence ATGACTGTTTTGATTGTCGGCGCCGGTATTTCCGGCCTTTCCACCGCCTGGGCCCTGACCAAACGGGGTGTTCCGGTCACGCTTCTGGAGCAGGGACCGATCCCGAATCCGCTGTCCGCGTCAGGCGACCAGCACCGCATCATCCGCCGGGCCTATGGCGGCCAGGGCGGGTATCAGCGCCGCATCGGCGATGCCTATGATGCCTGGGACGCGATGTGGGCGGACCTGGGGGAGAAACATCTGGCGGAAACCGGCTTTCTGCTGATGTCGCAACAGGAAGGTGATGGCGGCGATGTCTACCGGGACGGTCTGATCGAGGGCGGCTATCCGTTCGAGGACCTGACGCCGGAAGAGGCGGCGGCCCGTTACCCGTTCGTGGATCCGGCGACCATCCGCTATGCCGCAGCCAGCACGGAAGGTGGAGTGCTCCTGTGCAAGAAGATCGCTGCCGGTCTGAGGGACTGGCTGGTGGCGGCCGGTGCGGATGTGCGCGAAAACGCCCGCGTGACCGCGGTCGATGCCGCGTCCGGTTCCGTGACACTGGGTGACGGGTCGGTCCTGTCCGCGGATCATGTCATCGTGACCGCGGGCGCCTGGACGCTGGGCCTGTTCCCGAGGCTCGACATCAGCCTGACCACCTACCGCACCGCTGTCGTCTACCTGACACCGCCCGCGGACCTGCGCGAAGCCTGGGAACGCGCGCCGGCGATCCTCGATCCGGGCGGGCCGGTCGACGGCTACATCCTGCCGCCGGTGGCCGGTACCGGCCTCAAGTTCGGTGCCGGCATCCACAAATACAAGGCTGCTCCGGACCAGGACCGCATCGCCAAGGCCGGCGAGGGGAAAACCCTGCGCGACTATTTCTCACCGCCCTTTGCCCGGATCGGCGAGTACCGTGTCGACGACGTCGTCACCTGCGCCTACACCTTTACCGCTGACGAGCATTTCTTCGTCAAAACCGACGGCAAGGTCACGGTGGTGTCGGCCTGTTCGGGGCACGGCTACAAGTTCGGGGCGGTTGTCGGGCAGAAACTGGCCGAGGGGGTCGTCCGGAAAGATATGGAAGCTGCGCGGGTCTGGCTGGAGGCAAGGGACTGA
- a CDS encoding permease, with product MTDALNNLEPSGASCCAPKTGCCTAPEPKWSWKSFPGRDYLFSTWTIVLAGPVLVLLFDRAQFVPFVVFAVKAFGGTLPYIAFAVALIAWLKASGAEAYVGKAFEGRETQAIVLAALFGGLAPFCSCEVIPFIAGLLAVGAPLSAIMAFWLSSPLIDPPTLLITAGALGWPFAIGKAVFAVGLGLFGGFLVSLLLRTGVFANPVKTGSSVGGCGCGASPKTGRPVWQFWREIDRREKFGAELKANTLFLVKWLALAYVLEAALVTYVPADLIATVVGGEGLGSIVISALVGMPAYLNSYVAPPLLAGLMDQGMSAGAAMAFMIAGAVSSIPAMAAVWSLVKPRVFATYLGLGFVGAVLSGLIFQLAV from the coding sequence ATGACTGATGCGCTGAACAATCTGGAACCATCAGGCGCGAGCTGCTGCGCGCCGAAGACCGGTTGCTGCACGGCCCCGGAACCGAAATGGTCCTGGAAGAGCTTCCCGGGCAGGGACTATCTGTTCTCGACCTGGACCATCGTGCTTGCCGGGCCTGTGCTGGTGCTGCTGTTCGACCGGGCGCAATTCGTTCCGTTTGTCGTTTTTGCGGTCAAGGCCTTCGGGGGCACGCTGCCCTATATCGCCTTTGCGGTCGCATTGATTGCCTGGCTGAAGGCGTCCGGGGCCGAGGCCTATGTCGGCAAGGCCTTCGAGGGGCGCGAGACCCAGGCGATTGTTCTCGCGGCTCTGTTCGGTGGTTTGGCGCCGTTCTGCTCCTGCGAGGTCATTCCCTTCATTGCCGGGTTGCTGGCGGTCGGGGCTCCGCTTTCCGCCATCATGGCGTTCTGGCTGTCGTCGCCGCTGATCGATCCGCCGACGCTGCTGATCACGGCGGGAGCGCTCGGCTGGCCGTTTGCCATCGGCAAGGCCGTCTTTGCGGTCGGGTTGGGGCTGTTCGGCGGCTTCCTGGTTTCGTTGTTGCTGCGCACGGGTGTCTTCGCCAATCCGGTGAAGACCGGATCTTCCGTCGGTGGCTGCGGCTGCGGCGCGTCGCCCAAGACCGGTCGGCCGGTCTGGCAGTTCTGGCGCGAAATTGACCGCAGGGAAAAGTTCGGCGCGGAGCTGAAGGCCAATACGCTGTTCCTGGTGAAGTGGCTGGCGCTGGCCTATGTGCTGGAAGCCGCGCTGGTGACCTATGTGCCGGCCGACCTGATCGCCACCGTGGTCGGCGGCGAGGGACTCGGGTCCATCGTGATTTCCGCGCTGGTGGGCATGCCCGCCTATCTCAACAGTTACGTCGCGCCGCCCCTGCTCGCCGGCCTGATGGACCAGGGCATGAGCGCGGGCGCGGCCATGGCCTTCATGATCGCGGGTGCGGTCAGTTCCATCCCGGCGATGGCCGCTGTCTGGTCGCTGGTCAAGCCGCGGGTCTTTGCCACCTATCTCGGACTGGGCTTCGTCGGCGCTGTGCTCTCTGGCCTGATCTTCCAGCTGGCAGTGTAA
- a CDS encoding dimethylsulfonioproprionate lyase family protein, whose translation MLDTDNPGRDILAQKRLSDYPDWGYLLREIYETYRHLSSGGSDKIRAHQRAVREAISRVKKSNAEVRFDAPAHKPVTAHLRRALDEGKQERTVPLIRSVESVQEHLIWQYGYEKVPRGLDRTYAYAEICGPNGPVLTTEIILGLVLFAPGCTYPAHAHSGISESYICLSGAVSENHQGVYAPGSMIFNPPEHTHRITVSKTEPALLAYAWIGPQDRLANQKMVFSRKRG comes from the coding sequence ATGCTGGACACAGACAATCCGGGCCGGGACATCCTGGCGCAGAAGCGGCTCTCGGACTATCCCGACTGGGGCTACCTGCTGCGGGAAATCTACGAGACCTATCGTCACCTGTCCTCCGGTGGCAGCGACAAGATCCGCGCCCACCAGCGGGCCGTGCGCGAGGCGATCAGCCGGGTCAAGAAATCCAACGCCGAGGTCCGATTCGATGCCCCGGCGCACAAGCCGGTGACCGCTCATCTGAGGCGCGCGCTGGACGAAGGCAAGCAGGAACGCACCGTGCCGCTGATCCGGTCCGTTGAAAGCGTGCAGGAACACCTGATCTGGCAATATGGCTACGAGAAGGTCCCGCGCGGGCTGGACAGGACTTATGCCTATGCCGAGATCTGCGGTCCCAACGGCCCGGTCCTGACCACCGAAATCATTCTGGGCCTGGTGCTGTTCGCGCCGGGCTGCACCTATCCGGCACACGCCCACAGCGGGATCTCGGAAAGTTATATCTGCCTTTCAGGAGCGGTCTCGGAAAACCACCAGGGGGTCTATGCCCCCGGCTCGATGATCTTCAATCCTCCGGAGCACACGCACAGGATCACCGTTTCCAAGACCGAACCGGCCCTGCTTGCCTATGCCTGGATCGGCCCGCAGGACCGCCTCGCCAACCAGAAGATGGTGTTCAGCCGCAAGCGGGGGTGA
- a CDS encoding TetR/AcrR family transcriptional regulator, translating to MSINESERSEKSSARARWKQDPEGVKANILAVALEEFATNGLSGARMDEIAAKTRTSKRMIYYYFGDKETLYLRALESAYKKVRQGEEQLDLEHLGPRDALARLVEFTFDHHRNNPAFIRLVMIENIHHGRYLEQSAKIKSLNEAAISQIELVYRKGVAAGVFRKGLAPLRIHWLISAMSFFNVSNATTFSMLFGPELQGEAGQAALKGDVSESVLRFVAV from the coding sequence ATGTCGATCAATGAGTCAGAGCGATCCGAAAAAAGTTCAGCGCGTGCCCGCTGGAAGCAGGATCCGGAAGGAGTGAAGGCCAATATCCTGGCCGTTGCGCTGGAGGAATTTGCCACCAACGGACTGTCAGGCGCGCGCATGGACGAAATCGCCGCCAAGACCCGCACGTCCAAGCGCATGATCTACTACTATTTCGGGGACAAGGAGACGCTGTACCTGAGGGCGCTGGAATCAGCCTACAAGAAGGTGCGCCAGGGCGAGGAACAGCTGGACCTTGAGCATCTCGGCCCCAGGGACGCGCTGGCGCGGCTGGTGGAGTTCACCTTCGATCACCATCGCAACAACCCGGCCTTCATTCGTCTCGTCATGATCGAGAACATCCATCACGGCCGCTACCTGGAGCAGTCGGCAAAGATCAAGAGCCTCAATGAGGCGGCGATTTCACAGATCGAACTTGTCTATCGCAAGGGTGTCGCTGCGGGCGTTTTCCGCAAAGGGCTGGCTCCCTTGCGCATTCACTGGCTGATCTCCGCGATGAGCTTCTTCAACGTCTCCAACGCCACCACCTTCTCAATGCTGTTCGGGCCGGAGCTTCAAGGCGAGGCCGGCCAGGCGGCGCTGAAGGGTGATGTCTCGGAGAGCGTGCTGCGGTTCGTGGCGGTGTGA
- a CDS encoding shikimate dehydrogenase, giving the protein MKADGNILLAGLIGRGIARSRTPEMHMSEAAAQDMRGVYRIIDVDTFPANRQNLEVIVQAAEMTGFCGLNVTYPFKMEVIPFLDQLSQNAAAVGSVNTIVFRDGKRIGHNTDLWGFAESFRQNMPDASLETVFLIGAGGAGVAVAHALADCGARRLRIFDLDPARRDQLAAQVRENRPGVFVETVAAIDETATDGLSGLVNASPVGMAKTPGTPFPLPLLRPDLWVADIVYFPLETELLAGARKLGCRVLPGSGMAVFQAVRAFELFTGRRADPDRMKAAFDAFDTRPQATVDA; this is encoded by the coding sequence GTGAAGGCAGACGGCAACATCTTGCTGGCCGGTTTGATCGGACGCGGCATCGCGCGCTCCCGAACACCGGAAATGCACATGAGCGAAGCGGCCGCTCAGGACATGCGCGGCGTCTATCGCATCATCGATGTCGACACGTTTCCCGCGAACCGCCAAAACCTGGAAGTCATTGTGCAGGCAGCGGAAATGACCGGTTTCTGCGGTCTCAACGTCACTTACCCCTTCAAGATGGAAGTGATCCCTTTCCTCGACCAGCTGTCGCAGAACGCTGCGGCAGTCGGGTCGGTCAACACCATCGTCTTCCGGGACGGCAAGCGGATCGGCCACAACACCGACCTGTGGGGCTTCGCGGAGAGTTTCCGGCAAAACATGCCGGACGCGTCCCTGGAGACGGTGTTTCTGATCGGCGCGGGCGGCGCGGGCGTGGCTGTTGCCCATGCCCTGGCGGATTGCGGCGCCCGCCGCCTCAGGATCTTCGATCTCGATCCGGCACGCCGCGACCAGCTTGCGGCCCAGGTCCGGGAAAATCGGCCGGGTGTCTTCGTCGAGACGGTGGCCGCGATTGACGAAACTGCGACCGACGGTCTGTCGGGCCTGGTCAATGCCAGCCCCGTCGGCATGGCCAAGACGCCGGGAACGCCATTCCCGCTCCCTCTTCTGCGGCCCGACTTGTGGGTCGCCGACATTGTCTATTTCCCGCTGGAAACGGAATTGCTGGCGGGCGCGAGAAAGCTTGGATGCCGTGTCCTGCCCGGATCGGGCATGGCGGTCTTCCAGGCCGTACGGGCCTTTGAGCTCTTTACCGGTCGGCGAGCCGACCCGGATCGGATGAAGGCGGCCTTCGATGCCTTCGACACCAGACCGCAGGCAACTGTGGATGCCTAA
- a CDS encoding transglutaminase-like domain-containing protein → MMRTNVTVTVAPQEAQTGRLLVPVGLPTPHQLPVGFEVAGGQFTLTGESATGQISALVTTEPGQPVEIRYSFLEGGPGYPEELFRPHRNRYTNAAQELVFDAINIADAQPDGRAAIQALVNAAAEKFRYAHPEVRFNDGREEVPYLACGLTEGSCVDINTYLIASLRAAGFEAGYVTGYFFPKEKNGCCEDMHCWVVTRHDGEVQEWDIAHHLKMGTRAVRCGLNPKPGDRVAVAHSMGLTFPALGIDCEKLIGEPAWVGIDGRLEQAEVTIRREIVGRRAAAE, encoded by the coding sequence ATGATGCGCACCAACGTCACGGTCACCGTCGCACCGCAGGAAGCTCAAACAGGCAGGCTGCTTGTGCCGGTCGGCCTGCCGACGCCGCATCAGCTGCCGGTTGGTTTCGAGGTGGCGGGCGGGCAATTCACCCTCACCGGGGAGAGTGCAACAGGACAGATCTCCGCCCTGGTGACGACGGAGCCGGGGCAACCCGTCGAGATCCGCTACAGTTTCCTGGAGGGCGGTCCGGGATATCCGGAGGAGCTGTTTCGCCCGCACCGGAACCGCTATACGAATGCGGCGCAGGAGCTGGTGTTCGATGCCATCAACATTGCCGATGCCCAGCCCGACGGACGGGCCGCCATCCAGGCGCTTGTCAATGCCGCGGCGGAGAAATTCCGCTATGCGCATCCGGAGGTGCGCTTCAATGACGGCCGGGAGGAAGTGCCCTATCTCGCCTGCGGCCTGACCGAAGGTTCCTGTGTGGACATCAACACCTACCTGATCGCGTCCCTGCGCGCCGCGGGCTTTGAAGCGGGCTATGTCACCGGCTATTTCTTTCCGAAGGAAAAGAACGGCTGCTGCGAGGACATGCATTGCTGGGTGGTCACCCGCCATGACGGTGAGGTGCAGGAATGGGACATTGCCCACCACCTGAAAATGGGCACGCGCGCGGTCCGGTGCGGCCTCAATCCGAAGCCCGGCGACCGGGTCGCGGTGGCTCACTCGATGGGATTGACCTTTCCGGCTCTCGGCATCGACTGCGAGAAACTGATCGGCGAACCGGCCTGGGTCGGTATTGACGGCCGGCTGGAACAGGCCGAGGTGACGATCCGGCGCGAGATCGTCGGCCGGAGGGCCGCGGCCGAGTGA